The following are encoded in a window of Kogia breviceps isolate mKogBre1 chromosome 10, mKogBre1 haplotype 1, whole genome shotgun sequence genomic DNA:
- the ID4 gene encoding DNA-binding protein inhibitor ID-4, whose amino-acid sequence MKAVSPVRPSGRKAPSGCGGGELALRCLAEHGHSLGGSAAAAAAAAAARCKAAEAAADEPALCLQCDMNDCYSRLRRLVPTIPPNKKVSKVEILQHVIDYILDLQLALETHPALLRQPPPPAPPHHPAGTCPAAPPRTPLTALNTDPAGAVNKQGDSILCR is encoded by the exons ATGAAGGCGGTGAGCCCGGTGCGCCCCTCGGGCCGTAAGGCGCCGTCGGGCTGCGGCGGCGGGGAGCTGGCGCTGCGCTGCCTGGCCGAGCACGGCCACAGCCTGGGCGGCTCGGCGgccgcggcggccgcggcggcggcaGCGCGCTGCAAGGCGGCCGAGGCGGCGGCCGACGAGCCGGCGCTCTGCCTGCAGTGCGATATGAACGACTGCTACAGCCGCCTGCGGAGGCTGGTGCCCACCATCCCGCCCAACAAGAAAGTGAGCAAAGTGGAGATCCTGCAGCACGTTATCGACTACATCCTGGACCTGCAGCTGGCGCTGGAGACGCACCCGGCTCTGCTGaggcagccgccgccgccggcgccgcCGCACCACCCGGCCGGGACCTGTCCGGCCGCGCCGCCGCGGACCCCGCTCACGGCGCTCAACACCGACCCG GCCGGCGCGGTGAACAAGCAGGGCGACAGCATTCTGTGTCGTTGA